The sequence TAGCTCTTTTGATGCGTAAATTTAAAATTGGTGCTGTGCCGGTGGTCGAAAACGACAAACTGGTTGGAATCGTGACCGAAACCGATATCTTCAGGGCTTTTACGGAAATAATGGGTGTTCGGGAAACGGGTTCACGCATCGAATTACAGATAAAAAATAACAGTACTGCCGTTTATAAAGTCGTTGAGATATGTAAAGAATTTAATATGGAATTGAACGCCATCAGTGTGTACAAAAATTTTAGCCATGAACACCAGCTTCTCACCATTCGTGTAAGCGGTGAGGAAATGGATCAGCTGATAGATGCACTGTGGGATTCAGGAACCAAGATAAATCAGATCCTGGCAGGCGGCAATACGGAGAAAGTGGTACCATCCTAACCCAAATCAAAGGTTGTGACGTATGAGGCGTTGCTTCATATCTCCAAAATCCAGTTCAAAACGGGCCTGGAGTCTTTCTGGTTTTTTGTTGTCACCTGCAAAGGCATTCAGACCTATTTCATGTTTGAACGAATAACTGATCACGTTGCCTCGATTCGCTACAGGGCAGGTGAGGTTACCGGTGAAGCATTCGGCGAGTTCACGGGTCACGCGGGTCAGCTCCGAGGTGGAGCCACTCCAGAGGTTGGAGCAGAGGATGCCGCCTTCACTGAGGTGGTTTCGGCACGTCGTAAAAAAGTCCCGATTGTAGATAACGTCAGCGATCCCGAGTTCGTCAAAAGCATCGAGCAGGATTATATCATAGGGTTCCTCCTCATCCCGGTTCTCCAGGAACGGAACTCCGCCCCGGCAGTGTATGGTAACGTTGTCCGTCTCCGGTAGATTAAAATAGGTACGGGCCAGATCGATTATCTCCTGGGAATGATCCACTGCGTCGATTCGACAATCTGGAAGCATCGTGCTGATATATCGAACCAGTGAACCGGCACCGAGCCCGATGAGCAGGATTCGTTTCGG comes from Desulfocapsa sulfexigens DSM 10523 and encodes:
- a CDS encoding CBS domain-containing protein, which translates into the protein MFIKLWMQRDVVTIDPDTPLGEAAEIIKQNSFRHLPVVKDGKLVGIITQKDINQALPSAIDSSLGSENRVIAAQAKISSFMVNQPITASPMDPLENVALLMRKFKIGAVPVVENDKLVGIVTETDIFRAFTEIMGVRETGSRIELQIKNNSTAVYKVVEICKEFNMELNAISVYKNFSHEHQLLTIRVSGEEMDQLIDALWDSGTKINQILAGGNTEKVVPS
- a CDS encoding spermine/spermidine synthase domain-containing protein translates to MEIFDRENFRYLYFNTKFLQSKMALDAPHLLVLPYTRYMMLSLMFLPDPKRILLIGLGAGSLVRYISTMLPDCRIDAVDHSQEIIDLARTYFNLPETDNVTIHCRGGVPFLENRDEEEPYDIILLDAFDELGIADVIYNRDFFTTCRNHLSEGGILCSNLWSGSTSELTRVTRELAECFTGNLTCPVANRGNVISYSFKHEIGLNAFAGDNKKPERLQARFELDFGDMKQRLIRHNL